The Geminocystis sp. NIES-3708 genomic sequence ATACATAAAACCCTAGATGTTCTTTTTCAGATTTAAGTTTTTCTTGTACTGAAAAATCAGAAATTTGAGGCAATTGTGGTGCATTTTCATATTGAATTTCTGCAATAGATTCTGATTCATTAGACAACATTAAATCAAAAACATTTAACTGTCCTGTTTCTTTTTCTTTAATGCGTTTTTGTGACCAAGTAATCATTAAATCTAAACTTTCAATTAACTGTTTACGATTTTGATGAATAGAGTCAAATGCACCTGCATAAGTTAAAGTTTCTAAGGCTCGACGATTCACTGTTTTTAAGTTAATTTTCCCGATAAAATCAGCAAAATTAAGAAACTTTCCTTCTGATTTTTTTCTTGCTTCTAAGATATTTTCAATGGCAGATTCTCCTAAATTTTTGACGGCAGATAAACCAAATAAAATATCTTTTCCTTGAGGCATAAATTCTTTGTAAGAATAATTAATATCAGGGGGCTTAACATTTATACCCATTTTTAGGCAATTTTCCCGATATTTCTCAACTTTATCCTGATTATCGCTACTTGCAGTCAATAAAGCTGACATATATTCAACAGGATAATTAGCTTTTAGATAAGCTGTTTGATAGGTGACATAAGCGTAAGCTGTCGAATGAGATTTATTAAAGCAGTTAGAAGCAACTAAACCATTCCCTAAGAGAAAATTGTGATCTTTTTCTACTCCAATATCATAAACTAGCTGAACACCTAGGGCTCGCTTATTAATTATTTTGACCATTAATACTATAGTACTTTTACTACAGACAGATATAGTTATAATTGTATCAATAAGTTGAAAATCAAAGATCTTTGCCAAAGCTAAAGTAAGGTTTTATGAGTTGAATTATTGTCATCCATCAATTACCAGTAAATGAACAAACTCTGGGTTAAGAATTTTAGGTAGAGGAAAGTTTATAAGTTTAAGAACGATTTTTCAAGAAAAATTAGCGGTAGATTTAGAAAATTTAGGAGAGGCTTTATTAGATTTTAATTCTTTCACGGATTTAACTGATTGGTAGAAGAATCGTTAGTTAAAGCATCCACAATACTTTGTAGTAGATATATCTAAGGGAAAACTATATTGCTATTTAACTATAAAATAATATTGTATAAATTTACACTTGATTGATAGTTTCTTTACTACTTCTTTACTATTGGGTTATATACTCATTCTAAACGGATAGGAACTTAACATTTGAGAATTATTCTATTGTTTATATATCAACGTTTAATAACAATTGTTAATTATCACAAAAAGTAAAGTTTTAAGCCGTTCAGAGTATAGCTTAAGTATTGAAGAGCCAAGTTTATTTTAAAAAGGAAAAAAGATTATGAGTGATTATACTGCCATCGGTCAAACTGTTATTAACTCTAAAATTGGATATATTGGGAATGATCATGAAAATGATGACTCTTCTGATGATCATAATGGATTGATGATTCTTTAGAATATGATAATAACGGGCAAAATTATCTGGATGATGATCATAATGGATTGATGATTCTTTAGAATATGGTAATAACGGGCAAAATTATCTGGATGATGATCATAATGGATTGATGATTCTTTAGAATATGATAATAACGGGCAAAATTATCTGGATGATGATCATAATGGATTGATGATTCTTTAGAATATGATAATAACGGGCAAAATTATCTGGATGATGATCATAATGGATTGATGATTCTTTAGAATATGGTAATAACGGGCAAAATTATCTGGATGATGATCATAATGACAATGATAATAATGGTATTTATGATTCTCTTGAAAGTACCAGTAATAGTAATGATCCCTTATTAAATTCGTCTGTTTTCCGTTTTCAAAATCAAAATGCTACCGGTACTTATTTCTTTGGTGGTGTACAAGAATCACAAAATGTTCTGAATAATTACCAAAATTTTCAGTTAGAAGGTGAAGCTTTCAAAGTGGGAGTTGCTCCAGGAGATCAGTTAATTCCTATTTATCGTTTCCAAAACACTGATGTGGTGGGTACTTATCTTTATACTGGAGAGCAAGAAAGACAAAGTATCAAACAAAATAATCCTAATTTTCAAGAAGAAGGTATTGCTTTTTATGTTTATGGTGCTGATGCTAATAAAGCAAATGATATTTATCGTTTTCAAAATTTAGATCAACCTGGTACATACTTATTTGTAGGGGAAGCTGAAAAAAATAATATTCTAGCTAATTTTTCTAACTTCCGCTTAGAAGGTGTTGCGTTTGAAGTCGGCTAACTAATTTTAACTAATTGGCTGGAGAATCGTTAGTTAAAGCATCCACAATCGTTTCAGTATTTATTTTTAACATTTTTACATAACTATCAGCCTCACTGCCTTTAACACCAATGGAATCAGAATAAAGTTTACCTTTTGCAACTTTTACCCCTGCTTCTTGGGCAACGGTTTCAATTAAAGTAGGGTTGATGGTAGTTTCAGCAAAAATGGCTTTTACACCACTACTTTGGATTATTTCTACCAAATTTTTAATAGTTTGGGCACTGGGTTGTTCTTCTGTACTAATACCGATAAGTGTCCCCGGAATTTCTAAACCATAAGCCTTACTGTAATATTGAAAAGCATCATGAGAAGTGATTAATTTTCTTTGATTAGGAGGAATTGTGGCGATTTGGGTTTTAATCCATAAATCTAAGGCTTCTAATTCAGTAATTAATTGTGTCGCATTTTCACTGAATTTACTTTCATTTTTTGGATCAATTTCTCTTAATTTATCTCGGATTGCTTTTGCCATCACAATGACATTTTTAACATCACCCCAAACATGAGGATCAGCTTTTTTTTGTCCTTTATAATCAAAATCAAGAGGTTTTATCTTTTCTCCTACTGCTAATTTTTCTGCTTTAATACCTGTAGAATTGATCAATTTAATAATATTTGGTTCGAGATTATAACCATTATATAAAATTAAATCCGCTTTTTCTAAGGCGATCGTATCTTGAGGTACAGGTTCATAAATATGAGGATCTGCACCTGGTGCTAAAATACTAATATTATTAATTTCTTCGCCGCCTATTTCTTCAGTAAGATTAGAGATAATAGTACTAGTAGAA encodes the following:
- a CDS encoding OB-fold nucleic acid binding domain-containing protein, whose protein sequence is MVKIINKRALGVQLVYDIGVEKDHNFLLGNGLVASNCFNKSHSTAYAYVTYQTAYLKANYPVEYMSALLTASSDNQDKVEKYRENCLKMGINVKPPDINYSYKEFMPQGKDILFGLSAVKNLGESAIENILEARKKSEGKFLNFADFIGKINLKTVNRRALETLTYAGAFDSIHQNRKQLIESLDLMITWSQKRIKEKETGQLNVFDLMLSNESESIAEIQYENAPQLPQISDFSVQEKLKSEKEHLGFYVSEHPLKPLKNIAKILSPIDISELSEYKSRKKMCAIVMLTMIKNHIDKNSKNMAFLTVEDITGQADAIVFASNYDQVKENLVEDTPLIIWGKADHKDDKSQIIINNIKRMENVTIVYIRLTPEQASQPQIQGKLKSLLQEQSGDKNDAVIPVFAIVDDVQERIFVRLGDNYWVQNAENTVESLVNGGFNAYTQLLQP
- a CDS encoding DUF4351 domain-containing protein, whose translation is MFQEKLAVDLENLGEALLDFNSFTDLTDW
- a CDS encoding metal ABC transporter solute-binding protein, Zn/Mn family, whose protein sequence is MKKIIFLSSLLILLGGCNQDFQNKSNNINDKPQVVSTSTIISNLTEEIGGEEINNISILAPGADPHIYEPVPQDTIALEKADLILYNGYNLEPNIIKLINSTGIKAEKLAVGEKIKPLDFDYKGQKKADPHVWGDVKNVIVMAKAIRDKLREIDPKNESKFSENATQLITELEALDLWIKTQIATIPPNQRKLITSHDAFQYYSKAYGLEIPGTLIGISTEEQPSAQTIKNLVEIIQSSGVKAIFAETTINPTLIETVAQEAGVKVAKGKLYSDSIGVKGSEADSYVKMLKINTETIVDALTNDSPAN